One window from the genome of Deinococcus psychrotolerans encodes:
- a CDS encoding IS4 family transposase: MDTNWLDARQWAEEQWSSLDLGDRRRTKRAVSLGAALARFPEGSLPQQCGCWSDVKAAYRLLDEERLSHELLSAVHWQHTRRAAQSALPVLFIQDTTELDFSPHVATTGLGHIGDTRGRGFLMHSALAVTPTSSGASVLGLAWQHVWTRTERHKGHETRTERAGRHTEYDVWADTVQAIGGVPPGCTWISVGDRGSDVFSYLRIARSLQWQVVMRVAQNRCVETNEGSQRLMEWMRAKPPVTTTLLKYRDPKTHVVTPVQLGIAFDTCQLCAPRNGPERGFPAQRVWCVRAFDLATSGDAVEWLLVSTLPCLTVEAALERLSWYSLRWNIEEYHKCLKSGCRMEARQLRSGKRLHRLLGFLAIVAVRLLWLRNASREDGDQLARQLIPEPLCRVVAYRLHQPATSLTLRVFWRAVANLGGFLARKSDGEPGWQTLWRGWMRLLDLTWCPPAPSP, translated from the coding sequence ATGGACACCAATTGGTTAGATGCCCGGCAATGGGCGGAGGAGCAATGGAGTTCTCTCGACCTTGGGGATAGACGGCGAACAAAGCGAGCTGTCAGCTTAGGGGCGGCACTGGCACGGTTTCCAGAGGGCTCCCTGCCGCAGCAATGTGGTTGCTGGAGCGATGTCAAAGCGGCCTATCGACTGCTTGACGAAGAGCGCTTGAGTCATGAATTGCTATCAGCCGTTCACTGGCAACATACCCGACGGGCAGCGCAGTCTGCGCTGCCCGTCCTCTTCATTCAGGACACAACTGAGCTCGATTTCAGCCCACACGTCGCCACGACTGGTTTGGGTCATATCGGTGACACACGCGGGCGCGGATTTCTGATGCATTCAGCGCTTGCAGTCACACCGACATCCAGTGGAGCCAGCGTCCTCGGCCTAGCGTGGCAGCATGTCTGGACGAGGACAGAGCGACACAAAGGACATGAAACCCGTACAGAACGTGCAGGACGACATACGGAATACGATGTCTGGGCTGATACTGTACAGGCGATCGGCGGTGTGCCCCCTGGTTGTACTTGGATCAGTGTGGGGGATCGTGGCAGTGACGTGTTCAGTTACCTACGGATCGCACGGAGCCTCCAGTGGCAAGTGGTCATGCGGGTGGCCCAAAACCGCTGCGTTGAAACCAATGAAGGTTCACAGCGTCTTATGGAGTGGATGCGGGCAAAACCACCGGTCACGACCACACTGCTGAAGTATCGAGACCCCAAAACCCACGTCGTCACGCCTGTTCAGCTCGGTATCGCCTTTGACACCTGCCAACTGTGTGCGCCCAGAAATGGCCCTGAGCGGGGGTTCCCCGCTCAACGGGTATGGTGCGTTCGTGCCTTTGACCTCGCAACTTCGGGCGATGCCGTGGAGTGGCTTCTGGTCAGCACGCTTCCGTGCCTCACGGTGGAAGCTGCTCTGGAGCGCCTCTCCTGGTATTCGTTACGCTGGAACATCGAGGAATATCACAAATGCCTCAAATCAGGCTGCCGAATGGAAGCCCGGCAACTCCGTTCTGGGAAGCGTCTTCACAGGTTGCTGGGCTTCCTCGCCATCGTCGCTGTGCGTTTATTGTGGCTCCGGAATGCTTCACGTGAAGATGGGGATCAACTGGCTCGCCAGTTGATCCCTGAACCACTCTGCCGAGTAGTCGCCTATCGACTTCATCAACCTGCAACATCCCTAACCTTACGTGTCTTTTGGCGTGCTGTAGCAAATTTAGGAGGGTTTCTGGCACGTAAGAGTGACGGAGAACCAGGTTGGCAGACGTTGTGGAGAGGTTGGATGCGATTGCTTGATCTTACCTGGTGCCCGCCTGCCCCCTCACCCTAA
- the vapC gene encoding type II toxin-antitoxin system tRNA(fMet)-specific endonuclease VapC encodes MSFSAVPLQYLLDTNICIFIIKNKPQTVRARFETLRPGEVGISAVTEAELLHGAYKSERVEHNLAAYYDFSAQMAVIAFDPQVTDAYGRIRAELERAGKPIGPLDFQIAATAVACGLTLVTNNVSEFERVPGLSVEDWTRANPS; translated from the coding sequence CTGAGTTTTTCAGCTGTTCCTCTACAGTATCTGCTCGATACCAACATCTGTATCTTCATCATCAAGAACAAGCCGCAGACGGTGCGTGCCCGCTTCGAGACGCTGCGACCCGGTGAGGTAGGCATCAGTGCCGTGACCGAAGCCGAACTGCTGCATGGGGCGTATAAAAGCGAACGGGTAGAACATAATCTGGCTGCCTACTACGACTTCTCGGCGCAGATGGCGGTCATTGCCTTTGACCCACAGGTGACCGATGCTTACGGACGCATCCGGGCCGAGCTGGAACGGGCTGGGAAACCGATCGGACCATTGGACTTCCAGATCGCGGCCACGGCGGTCGCCTGCGGATTGACCTTAGTGACGAACAACGTAAGCGAGTTCGAGCGTGTGCCAGGACTCAGTGTTGAAGACTGGACGAGAGCAAATCCAAGTTGA
- a CDS encoding antitoxin — translation MTTAKVFMSGNSQAIRLPKTMRLDANEVEVVRHGDTLIVRPLRPQTTLASAFDALARIGDDFLPEGRQQGESQERETF, via the coding sequence ATGACCACAGCCAAAGTTTTCATGAGCGGCAATTCTCAGGCGATCCGCCTGCCCAAAACCATGCGCTTAGACGCCAACGAGGTTGAAGTCGTCCGGCACGGCGACACTTTGATCGTTCGCCCCCTGCGTCCCCAGACCACACTCGCCTCAGCGTTCGACGCCCTGGCAAGGATCGGTGACGACTTTCTGCCGGAAGGTCGTCAGCAGGGTGAGTCGCAGGAGCGGGAGACGTTCTGA
- a CDS encoding DUF3006 domain-containing protein, with amino-acid sequence MSRHEKSAPHPEPLPLGLLIVDGLEGDLARVELPGGGTQDILLSHLPHGLKEGDAVLVTEAGAVIDHAETQRRREGAQTQLDALNAQAPSGEIDL; translated from the coding sequence ATGTCCCGTCACGAAAAGTCAGCACCTCACCCCGAACCCCTGCCGCTCGGACTCCTGATCGTCGACGGCCTGGAAGGTGACCTCGCCCGCGTCGAGCTGCCCGGTGGCGGTACCCAGGACATCTTGCTGAGTCATTTGCCTCACGGCCTCAAAGAAGGCGATGCCGTGCTCGTCACTGAAGCGGGCGCAGTGATTGACCATGCCGAGACCCAGCGCCGCCGCGAGGGTGCTCAGACCCAGCTCGATGCCCTGAATGCCCAAGCACCCAGCGGGGAGATCGATCTGTGA
- a CDS encoding MBL fold metallo-hydrolase, giving the protein MTRWVTTGLLLLTSVAAAQGNLTIRFLDVGQGDAVLITSPEGKSMVYDGGRSETRMRELIQQYQIKNVSLVAASHADADHITGLVPVVEQFKPQLFLNNGLAGTTQIWSKLTTAVQQAGTKGLVAIDQIINLGSVKVTVIPPPGMKAGDQNLHSVGLLIQYGNFKVLMTGDSETVGLAPISRS; this is encoded by the coding sequence GTGACGCGTTGGGTCACCACAGGCCTGTTGCTGTTGACTTCCGTTGCGGCCGCCCAAGGTAATCTGACCATCCGCTTCCTCGACGTTGGGCAGGGTGACGCCGTGCTGATCACCTCCCCAGAAGGCAAGAGCATGGTCTACGACGGGGGCCGCAGCGAAACTCGGATGCGTGAGTTGATTCAGCAATACCAGATCAAGAACGTCTCGCTGGTCGCCGCCAGTCACGCCGACGCCGACCACATCACCGGCCTGGTGCCAGTGGTCGAGCAGTTCAAGCCCCAGCTCTTTCTCAACAACGGGCTAGCCGGCACAACCCAGATCTGGAGCAAGCTCACCACGGCCGTTCAGCAAGCAGGAACCAAAGGGCTGGTGGCCATCGACCAGATCATCAACCTGGGCAGCGTCAAGGTGACGGTCATCCCGCCGCCCGGCATGAAGGCTGGGGATCAGAACCTGCATTCCGTCGGGCTGCTGATTCAGTACGGCAACTTCAAAGTGTTGATGACTGGGGACAGCGAAACGGTTGGGCTTGCCCCAATTTCACGTAGTTGA
- a CDS encoding NADH-dependent flavin oxidoreductase, with the protein MTKYSTNKPESDLQPVTTGQANNQNQSLFEPLNLPTTGQIGSLELRNRLVMAPMTNYSSNADGSVTDTELAYYARRSGGVGMVITACANVTANGQGFPGEIGVDRDDLVPSLNRLAQAIQGEGAAAVLQIFHGGRLCPPKLVNGDVVSASAVPAEAVGSAIPRELTDTEVQDIVTAFGDATRRAIEAGYDGVEIHGANGYLLQQFFSPHSNRRTDRWSGDVHGRMAFPLAVVEAVQAAVREHATRPFVVGYRFSPEEPENPGISMPDTLALVDALVETGLDYLHVSLMDYRSLPHTGDVTRPRLDTLVAQLNGRVPLIGVGSVWSADDALAVLAAGAALVALGRSLVVEPDWAQKVEAGQEAQLRTELTPDEQALLVVPDPLWTRILNAPGWFPVAQPV; encoded by the coding sequence ATGACCAAATACAGCACGAACAAACCGGAGAGCGACCTACAACCTGTCACGACCGGACAAGCGAATAACCAGAATCAGTCCCTGTTCGAGCCCCTGAATCTCCCGACCACCGGGCAGATCGGCAGCCTGGAGCTGCGTAACCGTCTGGTGATGGCTCCGATGACCAACTATTCCTCGAACGCCGACGGCAGCGTGACCGATACCGAACTCGCTTATTACGCCCGGCGCAGCGGCGGTGTGGGCATGGTGATCACCGCCTGCGCCAACGTGACCGCCAACGGGCAGGGCTTTCCCGGCGAGATCGGCGTGGACCGCGACGATCTTGTGCCCAGCTTGAACCGGCTGGCGCAGGCTATTCAGGGCGAAGGCGCGGCGGCCGTGCTCCAGATCTTTCACGGTGGCCGGCTGTGCCCGCCCAAACTGGTCAACGGCGACGTGGTGAGCGCCAGCGCCGTTCCCGCCGAGGCTGTAGGGTCAGCCATCCCCAGAGAATTGACCGACACCGAGGTGCAAGACATTGTGACGGCGTTCGGTGACGCCACCCGCCGCGCCATCGAGGCCGGATATGACGGTGTGGAGATCCACGGAGCCAACGGCTACCTGCTTCAGCAGTTCTTCTCGCCGCACAGCAATCGCCGTACGGACCGCTGGAGTGGAGACGTTCACGGCCGTATGGCGTTCCCGCTGGCAGTGGTCGAGGCTGTTCAGGCTGCCGTGCGCGAACACGCCACCCGGCCCTTCGTGGTGGGGTACCGCTTCTCCCCGGAAGAACCGGAAAACCCAGGAATCAGCATGCCCGACACCCTGGCGCTGGTAGACGCGCTGGTGGAAACGGGTCTGGACTATCTGCACGTCTCGCTGATGGATTACCGTAGCCTGCCGCATACCGGTGACGTGACCCGGCCCCGTCTGGACACGCTGGTGGCCCAGCTGAACGGTCGCGTACCCCTGATTGGCGTGGGGTCGGTCTGGAGCGCCGACGACGCGCTGGCAGTGCTGGCCGCAGGCGCGGCGCTGGTGGCGCTTGGCCGCTCGCTGGTGGTTGAACCCGATTGGGCGCAGAAGGTCGAAGCGGGACAGGAAGCCCAGCTGCGCACCGAGCTGACCCCAGACGAGCAGGCCCTCTTGGTGGTGCCGGATCCACTGTGGACGCGCATCCTGAACGCGCCGGGCTGGTTCCCAGTGGCCCAGCCTGTCTGA